A single window of Candidatus Aminicenantes bacterium DNA harbors:
- a CDS encoding VanZ family protein: MRAWRRKDAAGLISFLIYLGIFALSSLPASALPTSVPDIIPHLFEYALLAFFFIQVFSDPDQPRAWATGLAALLVLALLDELHQAFVPGRFCSLKDWLVDVLGSLAGIAACLVLRRWAARPHRRSWARWLGDYFSRP, from the coding sequence ATGCGTGCCTGGCGCAGGAAAGATGCCGCCGGCTTGATTTCGTTTCTCATCTACCTGGGTATCTTCGCCCTCTCTTCCCTGCCGGCCAGCGCGCTGCCCACGTCCGTCCCCGACATCATCCCCCACTTGTTCGAGTACGCGCTCCTGGCTTTCTTTTTCATTCAGGTGTTCAGCGATCCGGACCAACCGCGAGCATGGGCGACGGGGCTTGCCGCCCTGCTGGTGCTGGCCCTTCTGGACGAACTGCACCAGGCGTTTGTTCCCGGGCGTTTCTGCTCGCTGAAAGACTGGCTTGTCGACGTTCTCGGCAGCCTCGCCGGGATCGCGGCCTGCCTCGTTTTGCGGCGCTGGGCGGCCAGGCCCCACCGGCGTTCATGGGCGCGCTGGCTGGGAGATTATTTTTCCCGCCCCTGA